From Ananas comosus cultivar F153 linkage group 8, ASM154086v1, whole genome shotgun sequence, one genomic window encodes:
- the LOC109713745 gene encoding heavy metal-associated isoprenylated plant protein 44-like: protein MAAALGRVLDSAFLAIYRSFGYRSDRNRNRSGAYYYSSNYGGGNTYYYVDDTRRMGKGRPLSLQTVELKVRMCCTGCERVVKHALSKLRGVDSVEVDLDMEKVTVTGYVDRNKVLKEVRRSGKKAEFWPNPDLPMYFTSASDYFRDEESFRDSYNYWRHGYNGDKHGHVPVPHRGEDRVSNMFNDDDVNACHVM from the exons ATGGCGGCGGCTCTCGGGAGGGTTCTTGACTCCGCTTTCTTGGCTATTTATCGATCGTTCGGCTACCGGAGCGATCGGAATAGGAACCGGAGCGGCGCTTACTACTACAGCAGCAACTACGGTGGCGGCAACACCTACTACTACGTCGACGACACCCGCAGAATGGGAAAGGGCCGGCCTCTTTCTCTGCAG ACAGTGGAGCTTAAAGTCAGGATGTGCTGCACGGGCTGCGAAAGGGTTGTCAAGCATGCTCTCTCAAAACTAAGAG GGGTGGATTCGGTGGAGGTGGATCTGGATATGGAGAAGGTGACGGTGACGGGGTACGTGGACCGGAACAAGGTGCTGAAAGAGGTGCGGCGGAGCGGGAAGAAGGCGGAGTTCTGGCCGAACCCGGACCTGCCGATGTACTTCACGTCGGCGAGCGACTACTTCCGCGACGAGGAGTCCTTCAGGGACAGCTACAACTACTGGCGCCACGGCTACAACGGCGACAAGCACGGCCACGTCCCCGTCCCCCACCGCGGCGAGGACCGCGTCAGCAACATGTTCAACGACGACGACGTCAACGCCTGCCACGTCATGTAA
- the LOC109713765 gene encoding uncharacterized protein LOC109713765, which produces MILVAIVAELLQEYTVLVARVLEQLLHDAPFPRRMRFLILRSIPFASPPPPLPAPHYALRVTTR; this is translated from the coding sequence atgatACTCGTGGCGATCGTAGCGGAGCTGCTGCAGGAGTACACGGTGCTCGTGGCGAGGGTTCTGGAGCAGCTGCTCCACGACGCGCCGTTCCCGCGGCGGATGCGCTTCCTCATCCTGCGGAGCATCCCCttcgcctcgccgccgccgccgctccccgcGCCGCACTACGCCCTCCGCGTCACCACCCGCTGA
- the LOC109714370 gene encoding B3 domain-containing protein Os03g0120900-like: protein MKEEEEEEHDRNDITGLSNYVETELMFEKVVTPSDVGKLNRLVIPKQHAEKHFPLQQQQRQQPGRVGEGKGVVLSFEEERTGRLWRFRYSYWSSSQSYVMTKGWSRFVREKRLRAGDAVSFAHAVGARGRLFIRWATRAGPRGPAAVLQRASFVPAWEYYYRNHPTGGQGGPTKRLRLFGVNLECPNSECADTDEPSYIIPLLL, encoded by the coding sequence AtgaaggaggaagaggaggaggaacaCGACCGGAATGATATCACCGGGCTCTCGAATTACGTCGAGACGGAGCTGATGTTCGAAAAAGTCGTGACGCCGAGCGACGTTGGGAAGCTGAACCGGCTGGTGATCCCGAAGCAGCACGCGGAGAAGCACTTTccgctgcagcagcagcagcggcagcagcccGGGCGGGTGGGAGAGGGGAAGGGGGTGGTTCTAAGCTTCGAGGAGGAGCGCACGGGGCGGCTGTGGCGGTTCCGGTACTCCTACTGGAGCAGCAGCCAGAGCTACGTCATGACCAAAGGCTGGAGCCGCTTTGTCCGGGAGAAGCGGCTCCGCGCGGGCGATGCCGTCTCCTTCGCCCACGCCGTCGGCGCCCGCGGCCGCCTCTTCATTCGCTGGGCTACCCGCGCTGGGCCGCGGGGGCCGGCAGCAGTACTGCAAAGGGCTTCATTCGTCCCAGCGTGGGAGTACTACTACAGAAATCACCCTACGGGTGGGCAAGGTGGCCCCACGAAGCGACTAAGGCTTTTCGGAGTAAATCTCGAGTGCCCTAATTCGGAGTGTGCCGACACCGATGAACCCAGCTATATTATTCCTCTATTGCTATAA
- the LOC109713575 gene encoding uncharacterized protein LOC109713575 encodes MEYERIHKPLHRQSGGFSPAKLRAVLLGLEKRRKGEDASEEEEQGEVEFDMELDDRRASAAERCRDVECSTSTGVQQRSIQSRIRVLDSETGDSEWSFDFHPAPSKWDDAEKWIASPTSHRGGRAPAWAGKRSGLGVPMATASAAAAKVVISAAAAAATTKDSPKWAGATQGKKDGGGLLKAVNWAPEAKPLPDSAICLSQHDTSASARSASTFITPAPTVRSVSMRDMGTEMTPIASQEPSRTGTPLTIRSPTSSRPPTPPRTLPSSVSCDGDSNNKELSEMELQKKTRREIMVLGQQLGKTNIVAWASKEEEEANASNNGTLDQSAKIIAEARAAAWEEAERAKYLSRFKQEEIKIQAWENHQKAKTEAEMRKIEVEVERMRAREHERLMNKLAAARHKAEEMRAAAEAKRNNQAARTAQQAEYIRRTGRVPSSFSFWNWCS; translated from the exons ATGGAGTACGAGCGCATCCACAAGCCTCTCCATCGTCAG AGCGGTGGATTCTCCCCGGCGAAGCTCCGCGCGGTGCTTCTTGGATTGGAGAAGCGTCGGAAGGGGGAGGAcgcgtcggaggaggaggagcagggaGAGGTCGAATTCGACATGGAGCTCGATGATCGGC GCGCGAGCGCCGCGGAGAGGTGCCGCGACGTGGAGTGCTCGACGTCGACGGGGGTTCAACAGAGGTCGATCCAATCgcgaattagggttttggaCTCGGAGACCGGCGACTCGGAGTGGAGCTTCGACTTCCACCCGGCGCCGTCCAAGTGGGACGACGCCGAGAAGTGGATCGCGAGCCCCACTTCGCACCGCGGTGGCCGCGCCCCGGCGTGGGCGGGGAAGAGGTCGGGATTAGGCGTGCCCATGGCTAcggcatcggcggcggcggcgaaggttGTGatttcggcggcggcggcggcggcgacgacgaagGATTCGCCCAAATGGGCCGGTGCGACGCAGGGTAAGAAGGATGGTGGTGGTCTCCTAAAGGCTGTGAATTGGGCGCCAGAGGCGAAGCCTCTTCCTGATTCTGCTA TCTGTCTTAGCCAGCACGATACATCGGCATCTGCTCGTAGTGCTTCCACATTTATTACCCCCGCACCAACAGTTCGCTCAGTATCCATGAGAGATATGGGAACAGAAATGACTCCTATTGCAAGCCAAGAGCCCTCTCGCACCGGAACCCCTTTGACAATTCGTAGCCCGACTTCTTCGAGACCACCGACTCCTCCGCGGACTCTTCCCAGTTCGGTCTCTTGTGATGGTGATTCCAACAATAAGGAGTTATCCGAAATGGAGCTACAAAAGAAAACTAGGAGGGAGATAATGGTTCTGGGCCAACAACTCGGCAAGACAAATATAGTTGCCTGGGCAagcaaagaagaggaggaagctAATGCATCTAATAATGGAACACTAGATCAATCAGCTAAAATTATTGCTGAGGCTCGTGCAGCAGCATGGGAGGAGGCCGAGAGAGCCAAATAtctttctag GTTTAAGCAAGAAGAGATCAAAATTCAAGCCTGGGAAAATCATCAGAAGGCAAAAACCGAAGCCGAAATGAGGAAGATAGAG GTCGAGGTAGAAAGAATGAGGGCTCGCGAGCATGAGAGGCTCATGAACAAATTAGCAGCTGCTAGGCATAAGGCTGAGGAAATGAGAGCCGCAGCCGAGGCAAAAAGAAATAATCAAGCTGCACGAACGGCGCAACAAGCGGAGTATATCCGAAGAACAGGTCGCGTCCCTTCGTCTTTTTCGTTCTGGAATTGGTGCTCGTag